From the genome of Spirosomataceae bacterium TFI 002, one region includes:
- a CDS encoding Thioredoxin-like produces the protein MSICFIAKGTDGVVFLETNWSEVRKTAKSENKLIFLDLYATWCGPCKVMDKSVFSKDEVGDVFNSRYINARFDAEEGEGELLAEKFGVSEYPTYLFLNAEGDIVYKIIGYHSPVRLLREADAASKVAKTYVPLNELETDYENGNREPAFLFELIERKYQLNGAQDILLEEYLKYASQANLKTEKVLQLIANNVTSIRSKGFDVLLGSLDSFLKMTESQQKSILDGISKAKILSFKKAVNEQDETLFEELIKAVHASAYSKEGALDEERQFRYDFARLTKNFKHFAIIAHGEAGLIMQKEPESFDELDQQKIEQVKADAFRNGVTETSPRLQAAIASIEGSSRRAASFQLNEFAYGFYQMTNSPAELKDALKWSAYAIKLLETPTNWQTYALILKKLGRGGDAKKAIKRSIKLAKKEGVDTKSIQNSFKKN, from the coding sequence ATGTCCATTTGCTTTATAGCAAAGGGTACGGACGGTGTGGTTTTTTTGGAAACAAACTGGTCCGAAGTAAGAAAAACTGCTAAATCGGAAAACAAACTTATATTTTTGGACCTCTATGCTACTTGGTGTGGGCCATGCAAGGTAATGGACAAGTCTGTTTTCTCAAAAGACGAGGTTGGGGACGTATTTAATAGTAGGTATATAAACGCACGTTTCGATGCTGAGGAAGGGGAGGGGGAATTGCTTGCCGAGAAATTTGGAGTATCGGAATATCCCACCTATCTATTCCTTAATGCTGAAGGCGACATAGTGTACAAAATTATTGGGTATCATTCTCCTGTTAGATTGCTACGCGAAGCGGATGCTGCAAGTAAAGTTGCGAAAACATATGTGCCTTTAAATGAACTTGAAACTGATTATGAGAACGGAAATAGAGAACCTGCTTTCTTATTTGAGTTGATAGAAAGGAAGTATCAACTTAACGGTGCACAGGATATTTTGCTAGAAGAGTATCTGAAATACGCATCTCAGGCAAACTTGAAAACTGAAAAAGTATTACAACTCATTGCTAATAATGTGACAAGTATAAGGTCCAAAGGTTTTGATGTTTTATTGGGGTCGTTGGATAGTTTCTTGAAAATGACCGAAAGTCAACAGAAATCTATTTTGGATGGAATTTCTAAAGCAAAAATTCTAAGTTTTAAAAAAGCTGTTAATGAGCAAGACGAAACACTTTTTGAAGAACTAATTAAAGCTGTTCATGCTAGTGCGTATTCTAAAGAAGGTGCGTTGGATGAAGAACGTCAGTTTAGGTATGACTTCGCGAGGCTAACTAAGAATTTCAAACACTTTGCGATTATTGCTCATGGTGAGGCAGGTTTAATTATGCAAAAAGAGCCCGAGAGTTTTGATGAGCTTGACCAGCAGAAAATAGAGCAAGTTAAGGCAGATGCGTTTAGAAATGGAGTTACAGAAACTTCACCGAGATTACAGGCTGCTATAGCGTCCATAGAGGGGAGTTCTAGAAGAGCAGCATCTTTTCAATTAAATGAATTTGCATATGGTTTTTATCAAATGACAAATAGCCCCGCTGAATTAAAAGATGCCCTTAAATGGTCTGCTTACGCCATTAAGCTGCTTGAAACACCAACGAATTGGCAGACTTATGCCTTGATTTTGAAAAAATTAGGAAGAGGTGGTGATGCTAAAAAAGCAATTAAAAGGTCAATAAAACTTGCTAAAAAAGAAGGTGTAGATACCAAAAGTATTCAGAACTCGTTTAAAAAGAATTGA
- a CDS encoding D-serine deaminase, pyridoxal phosphate-dependent translates to MNWYEIKNIETVDSPSLLIFKDRLIQNIDQMIAMVDGDTNRLMPHVKTNKCIEVVGLMVAKGIKKFKASTIAEAEMAAMAGANKVLIAHQLVGPKIDRFNQLCKTFPKVDFSFLLDNASHLSNLNTKFIAAKVQVNVYIDINNGMNRSGIKTENLNDLINKINACETVNLLGLHVYDGHHRQVNFEERLEKIESDFSNIDTTNYEVISGGSPAFNIHSKNKNRICSPGTSVFWDWGYGEKFKEQGFKEAAILVTRVISKPSEGLITIDLGHKAVAAENPIDRRIKFLNLNNYVLLSQSEEHGVLSVENWNEIAIGDVFYGVPYHVCPSVNLYEEMGIVVDNEVQEYWQVIARKRKITI, encoded by the coding sequence ATGAACTGGTACGAAATTAAAAATATTGAAACTGTTGACTCTCCATCGCTCCTTATATTTAAGGATAGGCTTATCCAAAATATTGATCAAATGATTGCGATGGTTGATGGAGATACGAATCGACTAATGCCACATGTAAAAACAAATAAGTGTATCGAAGTAGTTGGCTTAATGGTGGCAAAAGGAATTAAAAAATTTAAAGCATCTACCATAGCCGAAGCTGAAATGGCTGCAATGGCCGGAGCAAATAAGGTTCTTATTGCCCATCAACTAGTTGGTCCAAAAATCGATCGTTTCAATCAATTGTGTAAAACTTTTCCAAAAGTAGACTTCTCATTCCTACTTGATAACGCCAGCCACTTAAGCAATCTAAACACTAAGTTTATAGCTGCTAAAGTTCAAGTAAATGTTTATATTGATATTAACAACGGCATGAATCGTTCAGGTATTAAAACTGAAAACCTAAATGACCTAATTAATAAAATAAATGCCTGTGAAACGGTGAATCTCCTTGGATTACACGTTTATGACGGACATCATCGCCAAGTTAATTTTGAAGAAAGGCTAGAAAAGATTGAGAGTGATTTCTCAAACATAGATACAACAAATTACGAAGTAATATCAGGCGGAAGTCCTGCTTTCAATATTCATAGCAAGAACAAAAATAGAATTTGCAGCCCTGGCACAAGCGTATTTTGGGACTGGGGCTATGGTGAGAAATTTAAAGAACAAGGGTTTAAAGAAGCTGCGATTTTAGTAACTAGGGTTATTTCAAAACCAAGTGAAGGTCTCATAACTATAGACCTAGGACATAAGGCTGTGGCTGCAGAAAACCCGATTGATAGAAGAATAAAATTCCTCAATCTTAACAACTACGTTTTACTTTCGCAAAGTGAAGAGCACGGCGTACTTTCGGTTGAAAATTGGAACGAAATCGCAATAGGTGATGTATTTTATGGAGTTCCCTATCACGTATGCCCAAGTGTAAACTTATACGAAGAAATGGGGATAGTAGTAGACAACGAAGTACAAGAGTACTGGCAAGTAATAGCACGTAAAAGAAAAATAACTATTTGA
- a CDS encoding Thioredoxin, with the protein MKVFRKLIAILVLLVMDSCQKPPSSSIDFQSVVDTPIENVLQQAAESNKLVFVDLYAVWCGPCKYMDENVFKLPSVINKFSKNFVNYKVDVESFDGVNVSLNYKVNSFPTYLFLDKDGKVVHRLEGMFTEEGLIAEADFALAQMK; encoded by the coding sequence ATGAAAGTTTTCCGAAAGTTAATTGCCATCCTAGTGCTTCTTGTAATGGATAGTTGCCAAAAGCCACCATCCTCTTCAATCGATTTTCAAAGTGTAGTGGATACTCCCATTGAAAATGTGCTTCAACAAGCTGCAGAAAGTAATAAACTAGTTTTTGTGGACTTATATGCTGTATGGTGTGGCCCGTGCAAATACATGGATGAGAATGTATTCAAGTTACCCTCGGTTATTAATAAATTTTCCAAAAACTTCGTGAATTACAAAGTAGATGTAGAGAGCTTTGATGGTGTTAATGTGAGTTTAAATTACAAGGTCAATTCGTTTCCAACATATTTATTTCTAGATAAAGATGGAAAAGTTGTTCACCGCCTTGAAGGCATGTTTACTGAGGAAGGTCTCATTGCAGAAGCAGATTTTGCTTTAGCTCAAATGAAATAG
- a CDS encoding NAD(P)H-hydrate epimerase, which yields MNIYSAQQQHEIDQNCISIEPISSIDLMERASHAFCKVFKESFTAENKLDVFCGGGNNAGDALAIARILFQQGYDIQVYLIQSEFKTDEFETNLERLRAILPSSKICNWSQIEHPKTNDIAIDGIFGTGLNRPLSLKYGEICQFINSNYTDIVAIDIPSGMYADKLNDPSDAFVKPSLCISFHAPKLCFFLDESGQWIKEWKVVDIGILKEAEKDLATSYHLSSFSECESLITPRAQFTHKGTFGYGMLWAGSIGMFGAAILSSRAAMRSGIGKLTVFSPEAGHDIVQIGTPEAMFLSSKNLHEYRPFSAIGIGPGLGSVANFKGLVLSLLEHYSELPWIIDADAINMFSQNRELLTKLPQSCIFTPHPKELERLTGLKANNRLQQIENARDFCKKHNCILLLKGAYSAICNNEGEVFFNPNGNPGMATAGSGDVLTGIVLAFLSQGYNTQNAAILGAYLHGKAGDKAAKSRNERALIASDIIENL from the coding sequence ATGAATATATATTCTGCCCAGCAACAACACGAAATTGATCAAAACTGCATCTCAATTGAACCTATTTCGTCAATCGACCTTATGGAGCGAGCAAGCCATGCATTTTGTAAGGTTTTCAAAGAAAGTTTCACAGCTGAAAACAAATTAGATGTTTTCTGTGGGGGTGGGAATAACGCTGGTGATGCACTAGCTATAGCAAGGATATTATTTCAACAAGGTTACGACATACAGGTATATTTGATTCAAAGCGAATTCAAAACCGATGAATTTGAAACGAATCTAGAAAGGCTAAGAGCGATATTACCGAGCTCAAAAATTTGCAATTGGAGCCAAATTGAGCACCCAAAAACGAATGATATTGCAATAGACGGTATTTTTGGAACAGGTCTTAACCGACCATTAAGTTTAAAATACGGTGAAATATGTCAATTCATTAATTCCAACTATACCGACATTGTTGCAATTGATATTCCATCGGGTATGTATGCAGACAAACTCAATGATCCATCAGATGCTTTTGTAAAACCTAGCCTTTGTATTAGTTTTCATGCCCCAAAACTTTGCTTTTTCTTGGATGAAAGTGGTCAATGGATCAAAGAATGGAAAGTTGTAGATATTGGAATTTTGAAAGAAGCAGAAAAAGACTTAGCCACCTCCTATCATTTAAGCTCTTTTTCAGAATGCGAAAGTTTAATAACTCCAAGAGCTCAGTTTACACATAAAGGGACATTTGGTTATGGCATGTTATGGGCGGGCTCAATAGGAATGTTTGGTGCGGCTATCCTAAGCTCTAGAGCTGCCATGAGATCGGGCATAGGGAAATTAACAGTTTTCTCTCCCGAAGCTGGACATGATATTGTACAAATAGGTACTCCTGAGGCCATGTTTCTATCAAGTAAAAATCTACATGAATATAGACCATTTTCTGCAATTGGTATTGGTCCGGGATTGGGAAGTGTCGCAAACTTCAAAGGATTGGTGTTATCACTTTTAGAGCATTACAGCGAACTCCCTTGGATTATTGATGCAGATGCAATTAACATGTTTTCTCAAAATAGAGAGCTCTTAACAAAGCTTCCCCAAAGTTGTATTTTCACTCCCCATCCTAAAGAATTAGAAAGGCTAACAGGATTAAAAGCCAATAACAGACTTCAACAAATAGAAAATGCTAGAGACTTTTGTAAAAAACATAACTGTATCTTGCTATTGAAAGGAGCATATTCTGCCATTTGCAATAACGAAGGTGAAGTCTTTTTTAATCCAAATGGAAATCCAGGAATGGCTACTGCTGGCAGTGGAGATGTGCTCACCGGAATTGTCTTAGCCTTTCTAAGTCAGGGATATAACACCCAAAATGCAGCAATACTGGGTGCATATCTTCATGGAAAAGCGGGAGACAAAGCTGCTAAATCAAGAAATGAAAGGGCATTAATTGCCTCAGATATCATCGAAAATCTATAA
- a CDS encoding Co-chaperonin GroES (HSP10) encodes MLEVTSDNKLKKILVVGDRVLIKPKNPNDKTKSGLFLPPTVTAKEEVKSGFVVKVGPGYPIPNSGEDEPWKQTEEKVKYMPLQAEEGDLAIYLQRHAIEIQLDGEKFVIVPQGSILMLERSEDLY; translated from the coding sequence ATGCTCGAAGTTACCTCTGACAATAAATTAAAAAAGATTTTGGTTGTAGGAGATCGTGTTTTGATCAAACCCAAAAATCCAAACGATAAAACTAAATCTGGACTCTTTTTACCTCCTACTGTTACAGCTAAAGAAGAAGTGAAAAGTGGCTTTGTAGTTAAAGTAGGCCCTGGATACCCAATTCCTAACAGTGGTGAAGACGAGCCTTGGAAACAAACCGAAGAGAAGGTAAAATATATGCCCCTGCAAGCAGAAGAGGGCGATTTGGCGATTTACCTTCAAAGGCACGCCATAGAAATACAACTCGATGGTGAAAAGTTCGTAATTGTGCCTCAGGGATCTATTCTTATGCTCGAGAGGTCAGAGGATCTGTATTGA